The Microterricola viridarii genome segment CGAGGCCGACGCCACGGCCGAGGTCGCCGAGAAGCCCGCGCAGAACGAGCGTGGCGGCCGCAACCGCCGTCGCAGCTCGCGTGGCGGAGACGCCACCGCGAACGGCGAGACGGCCGAGGCCGCAGAGCCCACCGAGTCCGCCGAGGGCGAGACCACGGAAGCCGGAACCGTCGAGGAGCCCCGTCAGGGCCGTGGACGCAACCGCAACCGCAACAAGCAGCAGCACAACGGCGAGCAGGGCGAGGGCCAGCAGGCAGAGCGCCAGCAGGGCGACCGTCAGCAGGGCAACCAGCAGCAGGACCGCCAGCAGGGTGAGCGCCAGGGCAACCAGCGCAACCAGCGCGGCCAGCAGCAGGAGCAGGGTCAGAACGCCCAGCAGGCTCCGAACCGCGGCGAGCGTGACGGCGGCCGTGGCGAGCGCGAGCTCCTCGAGGGCGACCGGGGCGGCCGCAGCCGTTTCCGTGACCGCAAGCGCCGTGGCGGCGGCCTCGATGACGAGTTCGAGCCCGAGCTCAGCGACGACGACGTGCTCGTTCCCGTTGCCGGCATCCTCGATGTTCTCGACAACTACGCTTTCGTGCGCACCAGCGGCTACCTGCCGGGACCGAGCGACGTCTACGTCTCGCTCGGCCAGGTCAAGAAGTACAACCTGCGCAAGGGTGACGCCGTCGTCGGCTCCATCCGCCAGCCGCGCGAGGGTGACGCGAACGGTCGTCAGAAGTACAACGCCATCGTCAAGGTGGACTCGATCAACGGCCAGACCGTCGACGAGGCCGCAGCCCGCGTCGAGTTCCAGAAGCTGACCCCGCTCTACCCGCAGGAGCGTCTGCGTCTGGAGACCGAGTCCGGCAAGCTCACGCAGCGCATCATCGACCTCGTGTCGCCGATCGGCAAGGGCCAGCGCGGCCTGATCGTCGCGCCGCCGAAGGCCGGCAAGACCATCGTGCTGCAGCAGATCGCCAGCGCCATCGCCATCAATAACCCCGAGGTCCACCTCATGGTTGTGCTGGTCGACGAGCGGCCCGAAGAGGTCACCGACATGCAGCGCACCGTCAAGGGTGAGGTCATCGCCTCCACCTTCGACCGCCCGGCAGAAGACCACACCACCGTTGCCGAGCTGGCCATTGAACGCGCCAAGCGCCTCGTAGAGCTGGGCCACGACGTCGTCGTGCTGCTCGACTCGATCACGCGCCTCGGCCGTGCATACAACCTCGCCTCGCCGGCATCCGGCCGGATCCTCTCCGGTGGCGTCGACGCGGCAGCGCTCTACCCGCCGAAGCGCTTCTTCGGTGCCGCCCGCAACATCGAGAACGGTGGCTCGCTCACCATCCTGGCCACCGCGCTCATCGAGACCGGTTCCAAGATGGACGAGGTCATCTTCGAGGAGTTCAAGGGCACCGGCAACATGGAGCTGCGCCTCTCGCGTCAGCTCGCCGACAAGCGCATCTTCCCGGCAGTCGACGTCAACGCGTCCGGCACCCGCCGCGAAGAGATGCTGATGAGCTCCGACGAGGTCAAGATCACCTGGAAGCTGCGCCGCGCACTCGCCGGCCTCGACCAGCAGGCGGCTCTCGAGGCTGTTCTCGGTCGCCTCAAGGAGACCCAGTCCAACGTCGAGTTCCTGATGCAGGTGCAGAAGACCATGCCGGCGGGCTCCGCCGGTCACGAGAACGACCACCGCTAGCTCCCTGCCAGAACCCGTCTCGTCCCGCGGATGCACGATCGTGCATCCGCAGGACAGGCGGGTTCTTGTCGTTGAGGGAGAATAAGTCACGGAGGAAGCAATGTTTGAATCAGTCCAGGTCCTGTTCAAGGAGCACGCCGATCTGCAGGAGCAGCTCGCAGACCCCGCGCTGCACGCGGATGCGGCACGCGCCAAGAAGGTGAACCGGCGCTACGCCGAGCTCTCCAAGATCGTCGCCGCCCACGAGGGGTGGGTGCAGGCGCAGGACGACCTCGCCGCCGCCAAGGAGCTGGCCAAGGAGGATGATGCCTTCGCCGAGGAACTGCCCGCGATGGAGGAGCACCTCGCCACCGCGCAGGAGAAGCTGCGCCGGCTGCTGATTCCTCGCGATCCGGATGACGGCCGCGACGTGATCATGGAGATCAAGGGTGGAGAGGGCGGGGCCGAGAGCGCCCTGTTCGCCGCTGACCTGCTCCGCATGTACATCCAGTACGCCGCCTCCAAGGGCTGGAAGACCGAGATGCTCGAGAGCGACGAGAGCGACCTCGGCGGCTACAAGAACGTGCAGATCGCGATCAAGTCGAACGCCACCGACCCCTCGCAGGGCGTCTGGGCGCACCTCAAGTACGAGGGCGGCGTGCACCGCGTGCAGCGCGTGCCCGCGACCGAGACCCAGGGCCGCATCCACACCTCGACGACCGGCGTGCTGGTCTTCCCCGAGGTGGACGAGCCGGAAGAGGTCGAGATCCACGCGAACGACCTCAAGATCGACGTCTACCGTTCCAGCGGCCCCGGCGGCCAGTCGGTGAACACCACCGACTCCGCCGTGCGCATCACCCACCTCCCGACCGGCATTGTCGTCGCCATGCAGAACGAGAAGAGCCAGCTGCAGAACCGCGAGGCCGGCATGCGTGTGCTGCGCGCCCGCATCCTGGCCCGCCGCCAGGAGGAGCAGGCCGAGCTGGACAGCGCCAAGCGCAAGACCCAGATCCGCACCATGGACCGCTCCGAGCGCATCCGCACGTACAACTTCCCGGAGAACCGCATCGCGGACCACCGCACCGGCTACAAGGCGTACAACTTGGACTCCGTGATGAACGGCGCCCTTGACCCCGTCATCGAGTCGGCGATCCACGCCGACGAGGAGGCGCGCCTGGCCGACATCGGCGACCAGGGCGAGTAGCCCAACAGCAGCGCAGGCTCATCACCAGTGGCGCAGCAGGCTTCGGCCGGCTGCGCCACTGGTGTCTCTGCCGCGTGCCCGCCTCGCGCGAGGCTCGGATACCGGCGCCGACTCGGTGGGCGCACTGCTCTCCCCGCCCTGTGCAGTAGTGTCGGCAGCACGGAGTCACACTGACCCCCGTGAGCGGGATGAGCGCATGCCTTCAACGCACGAAACGGTTCTCGGTGTGCTCGGCGCATCGCGGAAGCCCGATGAACGACGAGTCCCCATCCACCCTGCGCACTTCGAGCGCATCGACGAATCGTTGCGGCAGCGCATCGTGGTCGAAGAGGGTTTCGGCCAGCACTTCGGAGTTGGCGATGCCGAGATTGCGCCCATGGTGCGGGCGATCCTCCCGCGCGGCGCGTTGATCGCGGCATCCGATGTCGTGCTGCTTCCCAAGCCGCAGCTTGAGGATGTCGCGGGCCTCCGCGATGGGCAGACGCTCTGGGGCTGGCCGCACTGCGTTCAGGATGCCGCGCTCACCCAGCTGGCCGTCGATAAAAACATGACGCTCATCGCGTTTGAGGCGATGAATCACTGGACGGCCGACGGGGGCTTCGGCCTGCACGTGTTCCACAAGAACAACGAGATCGCCGGCTACAGCTCGGTGCTGCACGCCCTGGCGCTGTGTGGCTCGACCGGCGACTACGGCCGCCGTCTCACTGCTGTCGTCATCGGCTTCGGGGCAACGGCCCGTGGGGCCGTCACAGCACTGAATGCCCTCGGCATCCACGATGTGCGCGTGCTCACCAACCGCCGCGTCGCGTCGGTTGCCGCGCCGATCCACTCCGCCCAAATCGTGCAGTTCGACCACGACGACGGTCCGTATCTCAGCGAAGTGATCACGGATGACGGCCGGGTTCCACTGGCCCCGTTCTTGGCCGAGAGCGACATTGTCGTCAACTGCACGCTGCAGGATCCGAACGCCCCATTGCTCTACCTGCGCACGAGCGACCTCGACGCGTTCCGCCCCGGCAGCCTCATCATCGATGTCTCCTGCGACGACGGCATGGGCTTCGACTGGGCGCGCTCGACAACCTTTGCCGAGCCGATGTTCACGGTGGGCGGCAGCATCAACTACTACGCCGTCGACCACAGCCCGTCTTACCTGTTCAACTCCGCCAGCTGGGAGATCAGCGAGGCACTGCTGCCCTTCCTCGGAACGGTCATGGGCGGTCGGGCGGCGTGGGAGGGCAACGCGACGATCAGCCGCGCCATCGAGATCGACCGGGGTGTCATTGTGAACCCCGCGATCCTGGCGTTCCAGCATCGGGCGGCCGAGTACCCGCACCTCCGCCTCGGCGAGGCCACGAGCGGGATCTGACGCGCAGACACACCTGCCGGCGGCGCCGCAGCGAGGCCCGGCTGGCGGGCGGATGCCGCGGCTAAATCACCCAGTCGTGCACACCGCGTGCGGCATCCATCGTCTCGGGCCTCAAAGGCCGGATGTGTGCAGGAACGCCGATGATCAACGAGTGCGGCGGGGCGTCCTTGCCCATCACCGCGTTCGCGCCGATCGTGCTCCACGCGCCGATGACGATGTCGCCGAGCACCTGCGCGCCCGCGCCGACGGTCACGCCATCCTCGAGCGTCGGGTGCCGTTTGTCGCCCGGCTTGACGCCGTGCCGGCCCTTCCCGCCGAGCGTCACCCCGTGGTAGAGCATGACGTCGTCGCCGAGCACGGCCGTCTCGCCGATGACGACGCCCATACCGTGGTCGATGAACAGCCGACGGCCGATCGTCGCGCCCGGGTGGATCTCGATGCCGGTGAGGAATCGGGTGAACTGCGAGAGTAGACGGGCGGGCAGGCGGATGCCGCGGACCCAGAGCCGGTGCGCGAGTCGGTAGCTCCACACGGCGTGCAGACCCGAGTAGGCGAGGAAGATCTCCGCATTGCTTCGGGCGGCCGGGTCATGCGCCCTGGCTGTGGCCACGTCCTCCCGAAGCGCTGCGAAGAAGCTCATTCCCTTAGTCAAGCAGGTCTTCGTACAGAACCGTGCTCACGTAGCGCTCACCGAAGTCGGGCACGACGACAACGATCGTCTTGCCGGCGTTCTCCGGTCGCTTGGCAACCTCGAGCGCTGCCCACACGGCGGCGCCAGAAGAGATGCCGCCGAGGATCGCCTCGTCGGTGGCCAGACGGCGCGCGGTGGCGACGGCATCCGGCGTGGCCACATCGATGACCTCGTCGTAGACGGTGGTGTCGAGGATGGCGGGCACGAAGTTGGCGCCGAGGCCCTGGATCTTGTGCGGGCCGGGGGTTCCGCCGGTCAGGATGGGGGAGTCCAGCGGCTCGACCGCGATGACCTGCAGGCCGGGCTTGCGCTCTTTGAGCAGCCCGCCGGCACCGGTGATGGTGCCGCCCGTGCCGATGCCGGCGACGAAGATGTCGATCTCGCCGTCGGTGTCGGCCCAGATCTCCTCGCCCGTCGTTGCACGGTGGATGGCCGGGTTGGCCGGGTTGGCGAACTGGCTGGCGAGGATTGCGCCGGGCGTCTCGGCCACGATCTGCTCTGCCCGCTCCACTGCGCCGCGCATGCCATCGGCGCCGGGAGTGAGCACGAGTTCGGCGCCGTAGGCGCGCAGCAGCACGCGGCGTTCCTTGCTCATCGACTCGGGCATGGTCAGCACGACCTTGTAGCCGCGCGCGGCGCCGACGAGGGCAAGCGCGATGCCGGTGTTTCCGCTGGTGCCTTCGACGATGGTTCCGCCGGGCTTCAGCTGCCCCGACTTCTCCGCGGCGTTGATGATGGCGAGCCCGATGCGGTCTTTCACGCTCGCGGCCGGGCTGTAGAACTCGAGCTTCGCGAGAACGGTGGCGGCGGAACCGTCGGTGATCTTGTTCAGGCGAACCAGGGGCGTGTTGCCGATGGTGTCGATGATGCTGTCGTAGATGCGGGGTGCCATGCGCGAAGCCTTTCACTGCAGAATCGAACGGAGACGCGCCCGGAGCAACAACAGCGCGGCTCGCTCCACACTAGGCCTCGGAGCCGGCACAGGCGAGTGCGTTACATTCCCATATGTGAATGTTTCAGCAAAAGACGCCCCCCGGCCCGTGCGCGAGGTCCGGGATGCCGCGGCGGCCAGGCTCGGCGCGGCCGGCATCCTCGACCCGCAGATTGACGCCGAGCTGCTGATCGGGCACGTGACGGGGCGCTCCCGCGGTGAGCTGCAGGCCGGCATCGTCACCGACGCCCTGCTGAGCGCAGCGGATGTCGCCGCGCTCGAGCCCCTCGTCGCTCGTCGCGCCCTGCGCGAGCCGCTGCAGCACATCACCGGCCTGGCCCCGTTCCGTTCCTTGGAGCTCGCCGTCGGCCCCGGCGTCTTCGTACCCCGCCCCGAGACCGAGCAGGTGGCCCAGATCGCCATCGACGCCCTGCACGCCGCCGCGGCACCCAGCCCGATCGGCGTCGACCTCGGCACCGGCAGCGGCGCCATCGCGCTGGCCATGGCCACCGAGGTGCCGCGCGCCCGCATCTGGGCGGTCGAGAACTCGCCGGAGGCCTTCGTGTGGACCAGCCGCAACTTCCGTGAGACGGGTGCCGGCAACGCCACGCTCCAATTCGCCGACCTCGCCGACGCGCTGCACGAGCTCGACGGCACCGTCAGCGTCGTCATCTCCAACCCGCCGTACATCCCGCTGGCCGCGATCCCGCGCGACCCGGAGGTGCGCCTGTTCGACCCGGAGCACGCCCTCTATGGCGGGGAAGACGGCCTCGACGTGGTGCGCCACGTCTCGCAGACCGCGCTCCGGCTGTTGCACCCGGGCGGCACGCTCGTCATCGAGCACGGAGAGCTGCAGGCGGCGGAGATCGCCGCACTGCTTCGCGCCGACGGTTGGCGCGCAGTGGCGGGCCACCGCGACTTCACGACCCGCGACCGGGCCACCACCGCCCTGCGCTGAGCGCACCGCGCGGCGGGCTGCCCGGTGGCGGCCGGCAGCTGGCGACCGGTCGAGGTCAGCTGGAAGGCCTGGATGTCGGCCGCTGCCGAGCAGTGACGCAGCCGCTTCCGCGCGCTGCCAGATTCCCCCAGACTGGCTGCACTAGAATCGTCGGAAATGGCTCCACGCATCTTCGACTGCTCTGTCGACACCGAACTCATGTCCGGAATGAGGCTGGCGCGCTCGGCGATTGGCCGCGGCGCGCTCGTTGTCATGCCCACCGACACCGTCTACGGCATCGCCGCCGACGCGTTCAACCCGGCCGCCGTGCAGCGGTTGCTCGAGGCCAAGGGCCGCGGGCGCACCTCGCCGCCGCCCGTGCTGATTCCCGGCATCGCCACGCTCGACGCGCTGGCGGCCGAGGTGCCGCAGGCCGCACGCGACCTGATCGACGCATTCTGGCCCGGCGGACTCACCGTCATCCTGCGCGCGCAGCCCTCGCTCAGCTGGGATCTCGGCGAGACCCGCGGCACCGTCGCGCTGCGGATGCCGAGCAACCCGCTCGCCCTCGAACTGCTCAGCGAGACGGGTCCGCTCGCCGTCTCCTCCGCCAACCTCACCGGGATGCCGGCCGCGACCGACGCCTCGCAGGCCGAGTCGATGCTCGGCGAGAGCGTGGAGGTCTACCTCGACGGCGGCGAATCCGGCGCCGGCTATGCGGCGATCGGTGAACGCGACGGCGACCTCTCTTCTACGATCGTCGATGCGACGATGCTCGGTACCGACGGCGGCCTGCTGCGCATCGTGCGGGCCGGCGTGATCTCGCGCGAGAAGATCGCCGCCATCGTCGGCGAGCTACTCGCCCCCGCGGTGGAGGCCCCCGCCCCGGCAGAGCGGGCCGACCAGGCCGATCAGACGGACCAGGCCGCGCCGGATGACGCACCCGAGCCTGTGGAGCCGAGCGCGTGACCCTATTCGTGGTGCTCGCGCTGATCTCAGCGCTGGTCACCTTCGGCCTGTCGATGTTGGTCTACAAGCTGGCCCACCGCTACAAGCTGTACCCGAAGATCCGCGCCCGCGACGTGCACACCCGCCCGACGCCGCGTCTCGGCGGCATCGCCATGTTCCTCGGCATCGTCGTCGCATTCGGCGTGGCCTGGTTGATCTCGGCCCAGTTCCCCCCGCTCAAGATCATCTTCGACGACCCGGCGCAGATCTTCGCGATCCTCGGCGGCGCCCTGCTGATCGTGCTGATCGGTGTCGCCGACGACATCTGGGACCTCGACTGGATGACGAAACTCGCCGGCCAGTTCCTCGCCGCCGGCCTGATCGCCTGGAAGGGCGTGCAGGTCTACGCGCTGCCGCTCGGCGGCGTGACCGCGATCGGCTCCTCCTGGATCTCGCTGATCATCACCGTGTTCGCCATCGTGCTGGTGATGAACGCCATCAATTTCATCGACGGGCTCGACGGCCTCGTCGCCGGCGTCGCACTGATCGCCAACGGCGTCTTCTTCCTCTACACCTACCTTCTCGTGCAGCAGACCTCGCCGAGCAACTACTTCAATTTGGCCTCGCTGATCGCCGCACTGCTCGTCGGTGCCTGCGTCGGCTTCCTGCCGCTGAACTGGCACCCGGCGAAGCTGTTCATGGGGGATGCCGGTGCGTTGCTGATCGGCCTGCTGATGGCGACATCCGCCATCGCCGTCACCACGCAGGTCAGCCCGGCATCGCCTTCGCTGGTTAGTGCAGAGCTGATGCCGGCGTTCATCCCGATCATCCTGCCGTTCGCTGTGCTGCTGGTGCCGCTCCTCGACTTCAGCCTCGCCGTGTTCCGCCGGCTGCGGGCCGGCAAGTCGCCGTTCAGTGCCGACCGCAAGCACCTGCACCACCGCCTGCTCGACATGGGCCACTCTCACCTGCACGCCGTGCTGATCTTCTATGCGTGGACGGCCGTTGCCTCCATCGGCTGCGCCCTGTTCTTCATCCTGCCCGCCAACTTCGGCGTTCCGGCCTGGTGGGCGTCGGTGTTCATCGTGATCGGCCTGATCGCCTGCATCGCTGTCACCCTGGCCCCGCTCAGCAAGCGCAAGGCGCTCGAGGCGGCCAGCCAGGCCGCGTCCGTTGATTCCCCGAATGCCGCGGCCACCGCTCCGTTCGACCCCCTCGACGAGGCATCCGAGAGGTTCACCGACCTCGGCCCCGTTCCCAGCCTGGCGGCCACCGCCGAAACCCCCACACACAAGGACCAGTCATGACCGGCATCACGCCAGCCAAGCAGCCCGAGAGCAACACGCCATCCTCGAACCCGGTGCTTCGCCGCGCCCTCGTGCTGGGCGGCTTCGTCGCACTCGGCATCGCCGTCGTCGGCGGAGTCATCGGCTTCCTGGTCGATGGGGGAGTGGGCCTCGTCAGCGCACTCATCGGCACGGCTCTGGCCGTGGTCTTCATGGGCGTCACGGCGGGCACGATCCTCCTGGCCAACCGCTTCAGCGGCTCCGACATGTTCGTCGGTGCCTTCTTCGGCATCGTGCTTGGCGGCTGGCTGCTGAAGTTCGTCGTGTTCCTCGTGGTCGTCTTCATCCTCAAGGACCAGGCCTGGGTCAACCCCGTCATCCTGTTCCTGTCGGTAATTGCGGGCGTTATCGGATCGCTGATTGTCGATGTCATGGTGATGCTGAAATCGCGGATGCCGTACGTGAGCGACGTCACGCTGCCCAATCAGAGCTCGGATCAGAGCCCAGAGCACAATTAATTCCCGGGAGAGGCTCTTTCGATTCGGTCTCGGCCGCATATCTTGCTAGAGTGAATCCAGTTCCCCCCGCTTTCGACATAGCTCCTTCGTGTCTGAAAACGGTTCCCATCGTTCGTTGTTGCGAGAGCCGAGCTCCACGCCCCGAAACAGGAGATAGCGCTGTTAGCTACCGCTGTGAACCTGCTGGTCACATCCTCAACCGACGATAGCGGCTTCCACGCCCCATCCATCGGCGAATTTTTCCCAGATGCCGTGCTTTTTGCCGGCACCGACTTCGAGATCAACCGCATCGTTCTGGTGCGCTTCCTCGCCGTGGCTGTTCTGATCCTGCTCTTCTGGCTCGGAACCCGCAAGATGAAGCTCGTTCCCGGTCGCTTCCAGAGCCTCATCGAGATGGGCCTGGACCTCGTCCGCGTCAACATCGGTGAAGACCTGTTGGGCCGCAAGGACGCCAAGCGGTTCCTGCCGATCCTGACCTCGATCTTCTTCATGGTTCTCTTCATGAACCTGACGGGCATCATCCCGGGTCTGAACATCGCCGGCACCGCCGTCATCGGTGTTCCCCTTGTCCTCGCGCTCGTCTCCTACGTGACGTTCATCTACGCGGGTATCAAGAAGAGCCCGGGCAAGTTCTTCAAGAACTCCCTGTTCCCGGCCGGCGTTCCGCTGCCCGTGTACATCATTGTGACGCCGATTGAGCTCATCTCGACGTTCATCATTCGCCCGGTCACCCTCGCCCTTCGTCTTCTGATGAACATGATGGTCGGCCACCTGCTGCTGGTTCTCTTCTTCGCAGCAACCCAGTTCTTCTTCTTCACGGCCGGCGGCCTCTGGTCGCTGCTCGGTGTCGGCTCGCTCGCATTCGGACTCGTCTTCACGCTGTTCGAGCTGCTGGTGGCCGTACTCCAGGCTTACGTCTTTGCCCTACTTACCGCGGTCTACATCCAGCTCGCGGTCGCAGAAGAACACTAGTAACTGACGAATCCGGCACCCGCCGAATTCGCCCAACGGAAGGAAACACAAACGTGGACGCAACAACCGTTCTCGCCGACATCACCGGCAGCATCGCGACGGTCGGCTACGGCCTCGCAGCAATCGGCCCGGCCATCGGTGTGGGTATCGTCGTCGGCAAGACCATCGAGGGTGTCGCTCGCCAGCCCGAGCTCGCAGGCCGCCTGCAGGTCCTGATGTGGATCGGTATCGCCTTCACCGAGGCGCTCGCCTTCATCGGTATCGCAACCGCCTTCATCTTCGGCTTCTAATCCTCTTTTTCGCTCTCTAAGGAGGCCTGATGCTTCACGCAGTGTTCACTGCTGCAACCGAAGAAGCGGCTCAGAACCCGCTTCTCCCGGC includes the following:
- the rho gene encoding transcription termination factor Rho, producing MTDVNTGATGAHTRTELNALRVAELQALANQLGISGAGKLRKGELIDAISETEAGAAQAAPAPAAAAEAVIVDAAPAAEAPAAQAPAAKAPAAEAPAEQPARAKRGPRRASSATAAAGHVNVEAGTGLDSLVPALDAVAASKASKANQGNKASNARTTVETTEAGTAADVAPAATDNAEADATAEVAEKPAQNERGGRNRRRSSRGGDATANGETAEAAEPTESAEGETTEAGTVEEPRQGRGRNRNRNKQQHNGEQGEGQQAERQQGDRQQGNQQQDRQQGERQGNQRNQRGQQQEQGQNAQQAPNRGERDGGRGERELLEGDRGGRSRFRDRKRRGGGLDDEFEPELSDDDVLVPVAGILDVLDNYAFVRTSGYLPGPSDVYVSLGQVKKYNLRKGDAVVGSIRQPREGDANGRQKYNAIVKVDSINGQTVDEAAARVEFQKLTPLYPQERLRLETESGKLTQRIIDLVSPIGKGQRGLIVAPPKAGKTIVLQQIASAIAINNPEVHLMVVLVDERPEEVTDMQRTVKGEVIASTFDRPAEDHTTVAELAIERAKRLVELGHDVVVLLDSITRLGRAYNLASPASGRILSGGVDAAALYPPKRFFGAARNIENGGSLTILATALIETGSKMDEVIFEEFKGTGNMELRLSRQLADKRIFPAVDVNASGTRREEMLMSSDEVKITWKLRRALAGLDQQAALEAVLGRLKETQSNVEFLMQVQKTMPAGSAGHENDHR
- the prfA gene encoding peptide chain release factor 1, encoding MFESVQVLFKEHADLQEQLADPALHADAARAKKVNRRYAELSKIVAAHEGWVQAQDDLAAAKELAKEDDAFAEELPAMEEHLATAQEKLRRLLIPRDPDDGRDVIMEIKGGEGGAESALFAADLLRMYIQYAASKGWKTEMLESDESDLGGYKNVQIAIKSNATDPSQGVWAHLKYEGGVHRVQRVPATETQGRIHTSTTGVLVFPEVDEPEEVEIHANDLKIDVYRSSGPGGQSVNTTDSAVRITHLPTGIVVAMQNEKSQLQNREAGMRVLRARILARRQEEQAELDSAKRKTQIRTMDRSERIRTYNFPENRIADHRTGYKAYNLDSVMNGALDPVIESAIHADEEARLADIGDQGE
- a CDS encoding N(5)-(carboxyethyl)ornithine synthase — translated: MPSTHETVLGVLGASRKPDERRVPIHPAHFERIDESLRQRIVVEEGFGQHFGVGDAEIAPMVRAILPRGALIAASDVVLLPKPQLEDVAGLRDGQTLWGWPHCVQDAALTQLAVDKNMTLIAFEAMNHWTADGGFGLHVFHKNNEIAGYSSVLHALALCGSTGDYGRRLTAVVIGFGATARGAVTALNALGIHDVRVLTNRRVASVAAPIHSAQIVQFDHDDGPYLSEVITDDGRVPLAPFLAESDIVVNCTLQDPNAPLLYLRTSDLDAFRPGSLIIDVSCDDGMGFDWARSTTFAEPMFTVGGSINYYAVDHSPSYLFNSASWEISEALLPFLGTVMGGRAAWEGNATISRAIEIDRGVIVNPAILAFQHRAAEYPHLRLGEATSGI
- the epsC gene encoding serine O-acetyltransferase EpsC, coding for MSFFAALREDVATARAHDPAARSNAEIFLAYSGLHAVWSYRLAHRLWVRGIRLPARLLSQFTRFLTGIEIHPGATIGRRLFIDHGMGVVIGETAVLGDDVMLYHGVTLGGKGRHGVKPGDKRHPTLEDGVTVGAGAQVLGDIVIGAWSTIGANAVMGKDAPPHSLIIGVPAHIRPLRPETMDAARGVHDWVI
- the cysK gene encoding cysteine synthase A, producing MAPRIYDSIIDTIGNTPLVRLNKITDGSAATVLAKLEFYSPAASVKDRIGLAIINAAEKSGQLKPGGTIVEGTSGNTGIALALVGAARGYKVVLTMPESMSKERRVLLRAYGAELVLTPGADGMRGAVERAEQIVAETPGAILASQFANPANPAIHRATTGEEIWADTDGEIDIFVAGIGTGGTITGAGGLLKERKPGLQVIAVEPLDSPILTGGTPGPHKIQGLGANFVPAILDTTVYDEVIDVATPDAVATARRLATDEAILGGISSGAAVWAALEVAKRPENAGKTIVVVVPDFGERYVSTVLYEDLLD
- the prmC gene encoding peptide chain release factor N(5)-glutamine methyltransferase: MNVSAKDAPRPVREVRDAAAARLGAAGILDPQIDAELLIGHVTGRSRGELQAGIVTDALLSAADVAALEPLVARRALREPLQHITGLAPFRSLELAVGPGVFVPRPETEQVAQIAIDALHAAAAPSPIGVDLGTGSGAIALAMATEVPRARIWAVENSPEAFVWTSRNFRETGAGNATLQFADLADALHELDGTVSVVISNPPYIPLAAIPRDPEVRLFDPEHALYGGEDGLDVVRHVSQTALRLLHPGGTLVIEHGELQAAEIAALLRADGWRAVAGHRDFTTRDRATTALR
- a CDS encoding L-threonylcarbamoyladenylate synthase; this encodes MAPRIFDCSVDTELMSGMRLARSAIGRGALVVMPTDTVYGIAADAFNPAAVQRLLEAKGRGRTSPPPVLIPGIATLDALAAEVPQAARDLIDAFWPGGLTVILRAQPSLSWDLGETRGTVALRMPSNPLALELLSETGPLAVSSANLTGMPAATDASQAESMLGESVEVYLDGGESGAGYAAIGERDGDLSSTIVDATMLGTDGGLLRIVRAGVISREKIAAIVGELLAPAVEAPAPAERADQADQTDQAAPDDAPEPVEPSA
- a CDS encoding MraY family glycosyltransferase, with protein sequence MTLFVVLALISALVTFGLSMLVYKLAHRYKLYPKIRARDVHTRPTPRLGGIAMFLGIVVAFGVAWLISAQFPPLKIIFDDPAQIFAILGGALLIVLIGVADDIWDLDWMTKLAGQFLAAGLIAWKGVQVYALPLGGVTAIGSSWISLIITVFAIVLVMNAINFIDGLDGLVAGVALIANGVFFLYTYLLVQQTSPSNYFNLASLIAALLVGACVGFLPLNWHPAKLFMGDAGALLIGLLMATSAIAVTTQVSPASPSLVSAELMPAFIPIILPFAVLLVPLLDFSLAVFRRLRAGKSPFSADRKHLHHRLLDMGHSHLHAVLIFYAWTAVASIGCALFFILPANFGVPAWWASVFIVIGLIACIAVTLAPLSKRKALEAASQAASVDSPNAAATAPFDPLDEASERFTDLGPVPSLAATAETPTHKDQS
- the atpB gene encoding F0F1 ATP synthase subunit A; this translates as MNLLVTSSTDDSGFHAPSIGEFFPDAVLFAGTDFEINRIVLVRFLAVAVLILLFWLGTRKMKLVPGRFQSLIEMGLDLVRVNIGEDLLGRKDAKRFLPILTSIFFMVLFMNLTGIIPGLNIAGTAVIGVPLVLALVSYVTFIYAGIKKSPGKFFKNSLFPAGVPLPVYIIVTPIELISTFIIRPVTLALRLLMNMMVGHLLLVLFFAATQFFFFTAGGLWSLLGVGSLAFGLVFTLFELLVAVLQAYVFALLTAVYIQLAVAEEH
- the atpE gene encoding ATP synthase F0 subunit C: MDATTVLADITGSIATVGYGLAAIGPAIGVGIVVGKTIEGVARQPELAGRLQVLMWIGIAFTEALAFIGIATAFIFGF